One genomic window of Corythoichthys intestinalis isolate RoL2023-P3 chromosome 18, ASM3026506v1, whole genome shotgun sequence includes the following:
- the LOC130906773 gene encoding piggyBac transposable element-derived protein 2-like, with protein MQKNKCYSVQDALKIIMGDDSEFEGCDDSSDEDPDDPLYNPTKQDMESDESSQCYDSDNSELSTSDDVQQPNVDLHPQNRSNLGKKQETEGTVQGRKHLSWRSKPFETPECTFKGPHITPPDTLLSPLEYFRKFITTEMLELLKEQTNLYSVQKSEKHNNVNTTVKELEIMIGLYLRMGLCQLTGNRAYWENDTRCPMIADVMSRNRFQNLLVNLHFTDNTDVSSRQAKDKCWKIRPWLDMFRKQCLDITPEEHNSIDEQMVSFRGTHSPIRQYVKGKPHPWGFKIWSRCSSSGILYDFTVYEGGSGKKSSLGMGGDVVVKLCETLPSDRNYKVFADNLFSSAPLVLNLLQRKIYFVGTLRGNRLAGCQLEDEKSLAKTGRGSVDARVEKEERLAIVKWYDNKSVTLISSYCAVEPQDTVRRWSKADKKFLEVRRPHIVREYNTFVGGVDLLDGCIARCKYHMRSRRWYLYLFWHTIMLGLVNAWLIYRRDCKLLGVKNTLRQKSFQAEVATSLILTQARRGRPSLSEASPSPPPPPKRVRVGVPDDVRSDQVAHWPLKCEKRGRCKLCKVHATTTLCEKCDVRLCFTEERNCFKTYHLA; from the coding sequence ATGCAAAAGAACAAGTGCTACTCAGTTCAGGATGCACTCAAAATCATCATGGGAGATGACAGTGAGTTTGAGGGATGTGACGATAGCTCAGATGAAGACCCTGATGACCCTCTTTACAATCCTACCAAGCAAGACATGGAGAGTGACGAGTCAAGTCAGTGTTATGATTCAGACAATAGTGAATTAAGTACATCTGATGATGTACAACAACCAAATGTAGATTTACATCCGCAAAATAGGTCCAACCTAGGCAAAAAACAAGAAACAGAAGGAACTGTCCAAGGAAGAAAACACCTTTCTTGGAGGAgcaaaccttttgaaacccctgaGTGCACCTTCAAAGGACCACACATCACACCTCCAGACACTCTTCTTAGTCCTCTTGAGTACTTTAGAAAGTTCATAACAACAGAAATGCTTGAATTACTCAAAGAACAAACAAATTTGTACAGTGTACAAAAGTCTGAAAAGCACAACAATGTTAACACCACTGTAAAAGAACTGGAAATCATGATTGGTCTTTACCTGCGAATGGGTCTTTGTCAACTGACAGGAAATCGTGCATACTGGGAAAATGACACAAGATGTCCCATGATTGCTGACGTCATGTCACGTAATCGTTTTCAGAACCTGCTGGTAAATTTACATTTCACTGACAACACCGACGTATCAAGCAGACAAGCAAAAGATAAGTGTTGGAAGATCCGGCCATGGTTGGATATGTTTCGCAAACAATGTCTGGATATCACTCCGGAAGAGCACAACTCGATTGATGAGCAAATGGTGTCGTTCAGAGGGACACACAGTCCAATAAGACAGTATGTGAAGGGCAAGCCCCATCCTTGGGGGTTTAAAATTTGGAGTCGCTGTTCTTCCTCAGGAATCCTTTATGATTTTACAGTCTACGAAGGTGGCTCTGGGAAAAAATCCTCACTTGGCATGGGAGGTGATGTTGTGGTCAAGCTTTGTGAAACTCTTCCGTCAGACCGAAATTACAAAGTTTTTGCCGACAATCTTTTTTCTTCAGCACCGCTGGTGCTCAACCTTCTTCAACGAAAGATCTACTTTGTGGGAACTCTGCGTGGCAATCGCTTGGCTGGGTGTCAGCTTGAAGATGAGAAAAGTCTTGCCAAGACAGGAAGAGGATCTGTTGACGCCAGGGTGGAAAAAGAAGAAAGGCTGGCCATTGTCAAGTGGTATGACAACAAATCTGTTACCTTGATCTCATCCTACTGTGCAGTTGAGCCTCAAGATACCGTCCGACGCTGGAGCAAAGCAGACAAGAAATTTTTAGAGGTCAGAAGGCCACACATTGTGAGGGAGTACAACACATTCGTGGGAGGAGTAGATCTCCTTGATGGATGCATTGCAAGGTGCAAGTACCACATGAGATCACGgaggtggtacctctacttgttCTGGCACACCATCATGTTAGGTCTGGTTAATGCATGGTTGATTTACCGCCGTGACTGTAAACTACTTGGTGTCAAAAATACACTGCGACAAAAGAGCTTCCAGGCGGAGGTTGCCACTAGCCTTATTCTTACACAGGCACGAAGAGGCCGACCATCACTTAGCGAAGCATCTCCATCACCACCACCACCccccaagagggttcgtgttggAGTTCCAGATGATGTTCGCTCTGATCAAGTTGCACACTGGCCTCTGAAATGTGAAAAACGTGGACGCTGCAAACTCTGCAAAGTCCACGCAACTACCACCCTCTGTGAGAAATGTGATGTGCGTCTTTGCTTCACTGAAGAACGAAACTGTTTCAAGACTTACCATTTGGCGTAG